One genomic segment of Rivularia sp. PCC 7116 includes these proteins:
- a CDS encoding CAAX amino protease encodes MNYIIIFVVCVTVGFIIYCINKKSLQSKSSNYKISSESPLFAPEYYPINQTVDLKLYQPVAEWSGRLIFINEHENERFVKFELQNTPNSYRHLLGKVVKLQWSDDRKVQEYVKRMSFDVKFTNQAKKSHQKGLVHPVRLDGLAQVDSLESLAGARPMNDVCVMLLNPEVQADAKGETQLIIEREPIEIAGRFVALVQFQARIEPQSDLFKVHHYNNATRSFSQGIEEIICIPQVPQDIKGIPRSSNRDIEKSPANIEGWYIYGAPNAEGIFVVQAIEPRALVKIEPQKVITKSPKIFEYLNKRIWAKTKLQKGNYDTVLLAPERANIKGALSEWQLGDKALVIHLFGGIGGQKAEASSWLPVPGHFSYGIAEVVKDKITSELRFDIIYHQVYCHNPEAIIAGSLTWAAYMGSLWRGWLGTRPVSDILIKYEPITTDYDFGGIKVSPLTEFIEELREITARYRLGDGTGASLISPTASCVQDSNQALYATIHDIQNLVKSNPAINQWLQKHPNDKQTQYFNELISLGDILEKQLIPLGVVRRDWQQNAKDLFGTNSKNENIFTTAIKMLKSWRTVLPKRAQDEIVKIFLKQKATAWVLRTNQVGGYDDTIAPVAPTMIFK; translated from the coding sequence ATGAATTACATCATAATATTTGTAGTCTGTGTCACAGTCGGCTTTATTATCTATTGCATTAATAAAAAGTCTCTACAATCTAAATCATCGAACTACAAAATAAGCAGTGAGTCGCCTTTATTTGCTCCAGAATATTATCCCATCAATCAAACAGTTGATTTAAAGCTTTATCAACCTGTAGCGGAATGGAGTGGTCGTTTAATTTTTATTAACGAACATGAAAACGAGCGTTTTGTTAAATTTGAACTTCAAAATACTCCCAATTCATACAGGCACTTGCTCGGTAAAGTTGTGAAATTGCAATGGAGTGACGATCGCAAGGTTCAAGAATATGTCAAACGCATGAGTTTTGACGTTAAATTTACCAACCAAGCAAAAAAAAGTCATCAAAAAGGTTTGGTTCACCCTGTAAGATTAGATGGGCTGGCTCAAGTTGATTCTTTGGAATCTTTAGCAGGTGCAAGACCTATGAATGATGTCTGCGTTATGCTATTGAATCCAGAAGTGCAAGCTGATGCTAAGGGCGAGACGCAATTAATTATCGAACGCGAACCTATAGAAATTGCGGGACGTTTTGTTGCTTTGGTGCAGTTTCAAGCAAGAATAGAACCCCAAAGCGATTTATTTAAAGTTCATCATTACAATAATGCAACTAGAAGTTTTAGTCAGGGCATCGAAGAAATCATTTGTATACCGCAAGTACCGCAGGATATCAAAGGTATTCCTCGTTCGAGCAATCGAGATATTGAAAAATCCCCTGCGAATATTGAGGGCTGGTATATTTACGGCGCGCCAAATGCAGAAGGTATATTTGTGGTACAAGCGATTGAACCCCGCGCTTTAGTCAAGATAGAACCGCAAAAGGTAATTACAAAATCTCCAAAAATATTTGAGTATCTTAACAAAAGAATTTGGGCAAAAACGAAATTACAAAAAGGAAATTACGATACAGTTTTATTAGCACCAGAACGGGCAAATATAAAAGGTGCCTTATCTGAATGGCAGTTAGGAGATAAAGCTTTAGTAATTCATTTATTCGGTGGTATTGGTGGTCAAAAAGCCGAAGCATCATCTTGGCTTCCGGTTCCAGGTCATTTTTCCTACGGAATTGCAGAGGTAGTAAAAGATAAGATTACTTCGGAATTACGCTTCGATATTATTTACCACCAAGTTTATTGTCATAACCCAGAAGCGATTATTGCCGGTAGTTTAACTTGGGCTGCTTATATGGGTTCATTATGGAGGGGTTGGTTGGGAACTCGTCCGGTAAGCGATATTTTGATTAAATACGAGCCGATTACTACTGATTATGATTTTGGTGGAATTAAAGTATCTCCCCTAACAGAATTTATCGAAGAACTTAGAGAAATTACAGCCCGCTATCGCCTCGGAGATGGAACCGGGGCATCATTAATCAGCCCAACAGCTTCCTGCGTTCAAGATTCTAATCAAGCACTTTACGCCACAATTCACGATATACAGAACTTAGTTAAATCAAATCCGGCAATAAACCAATGGTTACAAAAGCATCCAAATGATAAACAAACTCAGTATTTTAACGAATTAATATCTTTAGGAGATATTTTAGAAAAACAGTTAATTCCCTTGGGTGTAGTACGTCGAGACTGGCAGCAAAATGCCAAAGATTTATTCGGAACTAACAGTAAAAATGAAAATATTTTTACAACTGCCATCAAAATGTTGAAAAGTTGGCGAACTGTATTACCCAAGAGAGCGCAAGACGAAATCGTAAAAATCTTTCTCAAGCAAAAAGCCACGGCATGGGTATTAAGAACTAATCAAGTCGGAGGATATGACGATACTATCGCACCAGTTGCGCCGACTATGATTTTTAAGTAA
- a CDS encoding histidine phosphatase family protein — MALNLYFLRHGETTFSQSGDFCGETNAELTPEGEHMAESFADVYQKLKWKAVYASPMKRTVATAKPFCDATGIDMQLRDGLREGSYGEWEGKSKEFAQEHYAENYINWLTEPAWNAPKGGETAVDIANRSMPVIAEIQEKHPEGNVLVVSHKATIRIMLCSLLGIDLGSYRYRINILVASVSMVKFDVHGPLLEFLGDRNHIPEDIRTRKGT, encoded by the coding sequence ATGGCTCTTAATTTATATTTTTTGCGTCACGGAGAAACTACTTTTAGTCAAAGTGGTGATTTTTGCGGGGAAACTAATGCGGAATTGACTCCGGAAGGGGAGCATATGGCGGAATCTTTTGCTGATGTTTATCAGAAGCTGAAGTGGAAAGCTGTTTACGCTAGTCCGATGAAGCGTACTGTGGCGACTGCGAAACCGTTTTGTGATGCTACCGGAATTGATATGCAGTTGCGGGATGGGCTGCGGGAAGGTAGTTATGGTGAGTGGGAAGGTAAAAGTAAGGAATTTGCTCAAGAGCATTATGCAGAAAATTATATTAATTGGTTAACTGAACCCGCTTGGAATGCTCCGAAGGGTGGAGAAACTGCGGTGGACATCGCAAACCGCTCTATGCCTGTAATTGCTGAAATTCAAGAAAAACATCCTGAAGGTAATGTTTTAGTTGTTTCTCACAAGGCAACTATTCGGATTATGCTTTGCAGTTTATTAGGTATTGATTTGGGTAGTTACCGCTATCGGATTAATATTTTAGTTGCGTCGGTGAGTATGGTTAAATTTGATGTTCACGGTCCTTTACTGGAATTTTTAGGAGATAGAAATCATATACCAGAAGATATTCGTACTCGGAAGGGAACTTAG
- a CDS encoding AraC family transcriptional regulator, translating into MLFDCNNLVALLIQAGSKPRNIYQLNNVYLEYHQHPPHETPEHYPKQHVLAIQTVGRVEAERRLDGSLKQEQVNVGDVCIVPAHTPHWIHSAGEQELILLSLKPSFLKRIAYESITSDIELLPHFAKPDPLIYQIGLSLKTALQTNPLESRFYADSLITALAAHLLQFYTARKPKINADVGSNSQIGQAIEYIHEHLNEDLSLETIASLLDISKYHFCRLFKQTTGLTPWQYVIKVRVEAAKRLLAKPELSIVQISRQLGYSSSSFSLFTRGTRKRYFRNGRLLHCWFNSHRFNLENQTLEI; encoded by the coding sequence ATGCTTTTTGATTGTAATAATTTGGTTGCTCTATTAATTCAGGCAGGTAGCAAACCAAGGAACATCTATCAATTGAACAACGTTTATTTGGAATATCACCAGCATCCACCCCACGAAACTCCCGAACATTATCCCAAACAACATGTTTTAGCAATTCAAACTGTAGGGAGAGTTGAAGCAGAGCGACGATTAGATGGAAGCTTAAAACAAGAACAAGTCAATGTCGGTGACGTATGTATTGTTCCCGCTCATACTCCCCATTGGATTCATTCAGCTGGAGAACAAGAACTGATATTACTTAGTTTAAAACCTTCTTTTCTCAAACGTATTGCTTATGAATCAATTACTTCGGATATTGAACTCTTGCCGCACTTTGCTAAACCCGATCCTTTAATTTACCAAATTGGATTATCTTTAAAAACTGCATTACAAACAAATCCTTTAGAAAGTCGTTTTTATGCAGATTCTTTAATTACAGCTTTAGCCGCGCATTTATTGCAATTCTATACAGCCAGAAAGCCAAAAATTAATGCTGATGTAGGAAGTAATTCTCAAATCGGACAAGCCATAGAATATATTCACGAGCATTTAAACGAAGATTTATCATTAGAAACTATTGCTTCGCTGCTTGATATAAGTAAATACCATTTTTGTCGCTTATTCAAACAAACAACGGGTTTAACACCTTGGCAATACGTTATCAAAGTGCGAGTTGAAGCAGCAAAAAGGTTACTTGCTAAACCTGAATTATCAATTGTTCAAATTAGCCGTCAGTTGGGATATTCAAGTTCGAGCTTTTCACTATTTACCAGGGGAACCAGGAAAAGATATTTTAGAAATGGGCGGTTACTACACTGCTGGTTTAATTCGCACCGATTCAACTTGGAAAATCAAACGTTGGAAATTTAA
- a CDS encoding alkene reductase, with amino-acid sequence MTSHLLSDFNLKNLSLKNRLVMAPMTRSRAGAERMPNALMAEYYAQRSGAGLIISEGTTISKQANGWLHTPGIYTPEQTEAWKQVVDAVHAKGTPIFLQLWHTGRASHSSFQENNQLPVAPSAIRIESSEAHTPDGKKPHETPRALETAEVSQVVEDYRQAAANAKQAGFDGVEIHGANGYIIDEFLQSKTNQRSDKYGGSLENRYRFLKEIIESVLTVWDAGRVGVRLSPNGNYNDMGSPDYRETFTYVIEQLNQYGLAYLHVLDGLGFGFHELGEPMTVAELRKIYNGTLIGNCGYDKQSAEKAIAANEADLIAFGRPFISNPDLVERFANNWELNADPETAIWYSFEAEGYTDFPTYQDKVAV; translated from the coding sequence ATGACTTCCCATCTCCTCAGTGATTTCAATCTCAAGAATCTATCTTTAAAAAACCGTTTGGTAATGGCTCCGATGACTCGCTCTCGTGCGGGTGCGGAAAGAATGCCAAATGCTTTAATGGCAGAATATTACGCTCAGCGATCGGGTGCTGGTTTGATTATTAGCGAAGGGACAACTATTTCTAAACAAGCAAATGGCTGGTTGCATACTCCCGGAATTTATACTCCCGAACAAACAGAAGCTTGGAAGCAAGTAGTTGATGCAGTACACGCGAAAGGAACGCCGATTTTTTTGCAGTTATGGCATACGGGGAGAGCTTCTCACAGCAGTTTTCAGGAAAATAATCAGCTTCCTGTTGCACCTTCAGCAATTAGAATTGAAAGCTCAGAAGCTCATACACCAGACGGTAAAAAACCTCATGAAACTCCGAGAGCTTTGGAGACAGCAGAAGTTTCCCAGGTTGTGGAAGATTATCGTCAAGCAGCAGCAAATGCCAAACAAGCTGGTTTTGATGGAGTAGAAATTCACGGTGCAAACGGCTATATTATCGATGAATTTTTACAATCTAAAACCAATCAACGCAGCGATAAATATGGTGGTAGTTTAGAAAATCGCTATCGGTTTTTGAAAGAAATTATTGAATCTGTTCTTACCGTATGGGATGCGGGAAGGGTAGGAGTTAGACTTTCTCCCAACGGTAATTACAACGATATGGGTTCGCCAGATTATCGGGAAACTTTTACTTATGTAATCGAGCAGTTAAACCAATATGGGTTGGCTTATCTACACGTACTTGACGGTTTGGGTTTTGGTTTCCACGAACTTGGTGAACCAATGACTGTAGCTGAATTGAGAAAAATATATAACGGTACTTTGATAGGTAATTGCGGTTACGACAAACAGAGCGCAGAGAAAGCGATCGCTGCCAATGAAGCTGATTTAATTGCTTTTGGCAGACCATTTATCAGTAATCCCGATTTAGTTGAGCGTTTTGCTAATAATTGGGAACTTAATGCCGATCCAGAAACGGCTATTTGGTATTCCTTTGAAGCGGAAGGTTATACAGATTTTCCGACATATCAGGATAAGGTAGCTGTGTAG
- a CDS encoding ABC transporter ATP-binding protein: MATMIWMEGIEKTYCLGESKIPILKGINLSIEEGEYVAIMGMSGSGKSTLMNIIGCLDRPTSGYYVLEGRNLTTLTNDELAYIRNQHIGFVFQQFNLLPRSTALENVMLPMVYAGISKSQRKKRAESALIRVGLAERMLNRPNQMSGGQQQRVAIARALVNRPKLVLADEPTGALDTQTSGEVMNLLTELNSQGITIVIVTHEPDVANQTNRIIHVKDGLVTHKVT, from the coding sequence ATGGCAACTATGATTTGGATGGAAGGCATTGAAAAAACTTATTGTTTAGGGGAAAGCAAAATTCCAATACTCAAGGGGATTAATTTATCTATCGAAGAAGGCGAATATGTTGCAATTATGGGGATGTCTGGTTCGGGAAAGTCTACACTGATGAATATTATTGGTTGTCTCGACCGCCCAACATCTGGATATTATGTTCTAGAAGGTAGAAATCTGACTACACTAACTAATGATGAGTTGGCATATATCCGCAATCAACATATCGGTTTTGTGTTTCAGCAATTTAATTTACTACCTCGCTCCACGGCTTTAGAAAACGTCATGCTGCCAATGGTGTATGCAGGTATTTCTAAATCGCAACGCAAAAAACGGGCTGAGTCAGCCTTAATCCGCGTTGGCTTAGCAGAGCGAATGTTAAACCGTCCCAATCAGATGTCTGGCGGACAACAGCAGCGAGTAGCCATTGCCCGTGCCCTCGTCAACCGTCCTAAACTTGTTTTAGCAGACGAACCCACAGGAGCATTGGACACCCAAACTTCCGGGGAAGTGATGAATTTACTAACCGAACTTAATAGTCAAGGTATCACAATCGTTATTGTCACCCACGAGCCAGATGTCGCCAACCAAACCAACCGCATTATTCACGTCAAAGATGGTTTAGTGACTCACAAAGTAACCTAG